The Methanoculleus marisnigri JR1 genome window below encodes:
- the psmB gene encoding archaeal proteasome endopeptidase complex subunit beta, whose amino-acid sequence MLDTSQEIMKGTTTVGLIFDGGVVLATEMRATMGNMIASKRAKKIYQITPRIGLTTAGGVGDAQQLVRILQVECNLFEMRRGKTMSVGAASTLLSNYLNQNRYYPYYVQLLMGGFDDEGPSVYSVDAMGGATKEEDIVATGSGSPFAYGVLEDQYRAGMKEDDAKDLAVRAVRSAMRRDSASGEDIMVVVITKDKYEEHIESGLQRPSAARPTL is encoded by the coding sequence ATGCTTGATACTTCCCAGGAAATAATGAAAGGTACAACTACCGTAGGACTGATCTTCGATGGCGGCGTGGTCCTTGCAACGGAGATGCGAGCGACGATGGGGAACATGATCGCAAGCAAGCGTGCGAAGAAGATCTACCAGATCACGCCGAGGATCGGCCTCACGACCGCCGGCGGCGTCGGCGACGCACAGCAGCTCGTCCGGATCCTGCAGGTCGAGTGCAACCTCTTCGAGATGCGCCGCGGCAAGACCATGTCTGTCGGTGCCGCATCGACCCTGCTCTCGAACTACCTGAACCAGAACCGCTACTATCCCTACTACGTCCAGCTCCTGATGGGCGGGTTCGACGACGAGGGGCCGAGCGTCTACTCCGTCGACGCCATGGGCGGGGCGACCAAGGAAGAGGATATCGTCGCCACCGGCTCGGGCTCCCCCTTCGCCTACGGCGTGCTCGAAGACCAGTATCGGGCCGGCATGAAGGAGGACGACGCGAAGGATCTCGCCGTCCGTGCCGTCAGATCGGCGATGCGTCGTGACTCCGCATCCGGCGAGGATATCATGGTGGTCGTGATCACGAAGGACAAATATGAAGAACACATCGAGAGCGGGTTGCAGAGGCCATCGGCAGCCCGCCCAACACTCTGA
- a CDS encoding CBS domain-containing protein gives MFVRDFMITDVVCVEIPGNRDDVLRILKRTGISGVPVLKDGELVGIITRKDLLRKAEETQLGLLMTPDPVVIRPDAPISEAAQLMVRHNIRRLPVLQDGKMVGLISVADLIGAVAQLRITLPIKENYVSKTYALWEETPLSLVGRVLEISGYDAIPVLMEDGTLTGIISERDLIRHSRIEDGVEVSDFSNGTDDDEWTWESIRDMHTISYGISKIQLLPIPVKNAMVKNVLAVPLNAEVGECALKMRRARVDQLPVVNGNKRLVAMLFDRELIKVLLPDQQAVRKN, from the coding sequence ATGTTCGTCCGGGACTTCATGATAACCGACGTCGTCTGCGTCGAGATCCCCGGAAACCGGGACGATGTCCTGCGTATCCTGAAACGCACGGGGATCAGCGGCGTCCCTGTCCTCAAAGACGGCGAGCTCGTCGGCATCATCACCCGTAAGGATCTCCTCCGCAAGGCCGAAGAGACCCAGCTCGGGCTCCTGATGACGCCCGACCCGGTCGTCATCCGGCCGGACGCCCCCATCTCGGAGGCGGCCCAGCTGATGGTGCGCCACAACATCAGGAGGCTTCCCGTCCTCCAGGACGGGAAGATGGTCGGGCTGATCAGCGTGGCCGATCTCATCGGCGCCGTTGCCCAGCTCCGCATCACCCTCCCCATCAAGGAGAACTACGTCAGCAAGACCTACGCCCTCTGGGAGGAGACACCCCTCTCGCTCGTCGGGAGAGTCCTCGAGATCTCGGGTTACGACGCCATCCCCGTCCTGATGGAGGACGGCACGCTCACCGGGATCATATCGGAGCGGGATCTCATCAGGCATTCCCGCATCGAGGACGGTGTCGAGGTCAGCGACTTCTCGAACGGCACGGACGATGACGAATGGACGTGGGAGAGCATCCGGGACATGCACACCATCAGTTACGGCATCTCCAAGATCCAGCTCCTCCCGATCCCCGTGAAGAACGCGATGGTGAAGAACGTCCTCGCCGTCCCCCTGAACGCCGAGGTCGGCGAATGCGCACTGAAGATGCGGCGGGCCCGGGTCGACCAGCTCCCGGTGGTCAACGGGAACAAGCGGCTTGTCGCCATGCTCTTCGACCGTGAGCTGATAAAGGTGCTGCTGCCTGACCAGCAGGCCGTGCGAAAGAATTAA
- a CDS encoding MFS transporter → MLQKLPILLGIFVVMALSNAVVPVLPDFAEGAALQGVVYSAYFLGAFLTVLPAGLASDRIGSVPLIRTGLLLTLASGVLILLFPSGLPLLVFRVIEGIGAGLFLSAALAWANSQTPAGQLSGYVMAALNLGLVVGLLATGWLDAAFDSHLAGIALFTVLAIPAAAMSLVVRESERVGFAKADFAGIVRNYFWLFAAAVVLVGMTGAVAAVYPEYTGNDSSVLALQLATINIATVVALLVTPRINFRPAPTIRAASLLMAAAVLAGYFTPYAFPAIGALSGVFIVAVLAFLAETKIEQGVMTGLFNTASYAGFTFLSALAGLVAGGIGFLAAFVLLAGMAVAVAVPIGRCRCEYRG, encoded by the coding sequence ATGCTGCAAAAACTCCCCATCCTCCTCGGGATATTCGTGGTGATGGCGCTCTCGAACGCCGTCGTCCCGGTGCTTCCCGATTTTGCCGAGGGGGCGGCACTGCAGGGCGTGGTCTACTCCGCATACTTTTTGGGCGCGTTTCTGACGGTGCTGCCGGCGGGGCTTGCAAGCGACCGGATCGGAAGCGTGCCCCTCATCCGCACCGGGCTTCTCCTGACTCTTGCAAGCGGCGTCCTCATCCTGCTCTTTCCATCAGGCCTGCCGCTCCTCGTCTTCCGGGTGATCGAGGGGATTGGGGCGGGGCTCTTCCTCTCGGCGGCGCTCGCGTGGGCGAACTCCCAGACTCCGGCCGGGCAGCTCAGCGGCTACGTCATGGCGGCCTTGAACCTCGGTCTGGTCGTGGGACTTCTCGCGACGGGCTGGCTCGATGCGGCCTTCGACAGCCATCTTGCGGGGATTGCCCTCTTTACGGTGCTTGCAATCCCCGCGGCCGCAATGAGCCTCGTCGTCCGGGAGAGCGAGCGCGTGGGGTTTGCGAAGGCGGATTTCGCAGGGATCGTGCGGAACTATTTCTGGCTCTTTGCAGCGGCGGTCGTTCTCGTGGGGATGACCGGGGCGGTGGCGGCCGTCTACCCCGAGTACACCGGGAACGACTCGTCGGTGCTCGCCCTGCAGCTCGCGACAATCAACATCGCGACCGTCGTTGCCCTGCTCGTCACCCCCCGGATCAATTTCCGTCCTGCCCCGACCATCCGGGCCGCCTCGCTCCTGATGGCGGCGGCGGTGCTGGCGGGCTACTTCACGCCCTATGCCTTCCCCGCCATCGGGGCCCTGTCGGGCGTGTTCATCGTCGCGGTTCTCGCGTTCCTCGCGGAGACGAAGATCGAGCAGGGCGTGATGACCGGGCTCTTCAACACCGCGTCCTACGCCGGGTTCACGTTCCTCTCCGCCCTTGCGGGGCTGGTGGCCGGAGGGATCGGGTTCCTGGCCGCATTCGTCCTGCTGGCCGGGATGGCGGTGGCGGTGGCCGTCCCCATCGGCAGGTGCCGGTGCGAGTATCGCGGGTGA
- a CDS encoding preprotein translocase subunit Sec61beta: MAKKSGGRLVSSAGLVNYYDSDDHRAIHISPIAVIVITVVIGAAVFVLNALF; encoded by the coding sequence ATGGCGAAGAAATCTGGCGGAAGACTGGTATCCTCTGCCGGCCTGGTCAATTATTACGACAGCGACGATCACCGGGCCATCCATATCAGCCCGATAGCCGTCATCGTGATAACCGTCGTGATCGGAGCGGCAGTCTTTGTTCTCAATGCCCTCTTCTAA
- a CDS encoding amidohydrolase family protein: MQEAKPYVVTGRALLGEDLREEDVTITVSEGIVTSIEPASRTPGRWIVPAFFNAHTHLGDTVAMDLPARGSLADLVKPPNGLKHRVLAATPRAELVRGMRASITGMLATGTTGFADFREGGPEGVAALREAAAGLDCRPVILGREGGEEVSDGAGISSVHDVANAEEIVGEARAGGKLVAFHAGEKNPDDIDDALAFEPDLLVHCTHATDAHLRRIVDMDIPVAVCPRSNWLLGVAASAARPPITRILELGGRLYLGTDNVMFVQPDMLREMAFTATVYRARPEEILRAAVSGAGLAGMSGYLEEGQKANFLVINPLKNNISFSRDIRTTIVKRLDSSSICQTVLTMQ; encoded by the coding sequence ATGCAGGAAGCCAAACCCTACGTCGTCACCGGCCGTGCGCTCCTCGGCGAAGACCTCCGGGAAGAAGACGTCACCATCACCGTCTCGGAGGGGATCGTCACCTCGATAGAGCCCGCTTCCCGGACGCCCGGGAGGTGGATCGTGCCCGCCTTCTTCAACGCCCACACGCATCTCGGCGACACCGTCGCGATGGATCTCCCCGCCCGGGGCAGCCTCGCCGACCTCGTCAAGCCCCCGAACGGCCTGAAACACCGGGTCCTCGCGGCGACCCCGCGGGCCGAACTCGTCCGGGGGATGCGTGCGAGCATCACCGGGATGCTCGCGACCGGGACAACGGGGTTCGCCGATTTCAGGGAAGGCGGGCCCGAGGGCGTCGCGGCGCTCCGCGAGGCGGCGGCCGGGCTCGACTGCCGCCCGGTCATCCTCGGCCGCGAAGGAGGGGAGGAGGTGAGCGACGGCGCGGGCATCAGCAGCGTTCACGATGTCGCGAACGCCGAAGAGATCGTCGGGGAAGCGCGGGCGGGAGGGAAACTCGTCGCCTTCCACGCGGGCGAGAAAAACCCGGACGATATCGACGACGCGCTCGCGTTCGAGCCCGACCTGCTCGTCCACTGCACCCACGCGACGGATGCGCACCTCCGCCGGATCGTCGACATGGACATCCCCGTCGCCGTCTGCCCGAGATCGAACTGGCTGCTCGGGGTCGCGGCGTCGGCGGCCCGCCCGCCTATCACGCGGATCCTCGAACTCGGGGGCCGGCTCTACCTCGGGACGGACAACGTTATGTTCGTTCAACCCGACATGCTCCGGGAGATGGCGTTTACCGCGACCGTCTACCGCGCGCGCCCCGAAGAGATCCTCCGCGCCGCGGTGTCGGGGGCCGGGTTGGCGGGGATGTCGGGGTACCTCGAGGAAGGGCAGAAAGCAAATTTCCTGGTCATCAATCCTCTAAAAAACAATATTTCCTTCAGCAGGGACATCAGGACGACCATCGTAAAACGGCTGGATTCTTCATCTATTTGCCAAACAGTTTTAACCATGCAATAG
- a CDS encoding universal stress protein gives MFRKILVAMDGSEPANRAFETALGEAGVWKAEVHVVYVVESGLFSSLPMDNTLEIIYSVLQKEGEDVLEAARKKADAAGVSLVTHLRQGHAGSQIISLAEELGTDLIVLGSYGKSGVDRLLLGSVTDYVVQNSPITTTVVRS, from the coding sequence ATGTTCCGTAAGATACTCGTTGCTATGGACGGCTCCGAACCGGCCAACCGGGCGTTTGAGACAGCTCTCGGTGAGGCCGGCGTCTGGAAAGCCGAAGTTCACGTTGTGTATGTGGTCGAATCCGGGCTATTTTCTTCCCTTCCCATGGACAACACACTCGAGATCATCTACAGTGTTTTGCAAAAGGAAGGTGAGGATGTTCTTGAAGCGGCTCGTAAGAAAGCGGATGCGGCGGGAGTATCACTCGTCACGCATCTGCGGCAGGGGCACGCGGGGTCCCAGATCATCTCTCTCGCCGAAGAGCTGGGCACCGATCTCATCGTCCTCGGCTCCTACGGGAAGAGCGGTGTCGACCGGCTCCTGCTCGGGAGCGTGACCGACTACGTGGTGCAAAACAGCCCCATCACGACGACGGTGGTGAGATCATAA
- a CDS encoding DUF1922 domain-containing protein encodes MYLVIRCPGCKTFNYVDRYQRWRLCPMCGEVINVQRAPVYLDVDDFLDAEQVVEQLESYLHQTGKKDLTEQDIRQLRAQYAQWVKNRA; translated from the coding sequence ATGTACCTCGTCATCCGCTGTCCGGGCTGCAAGACCTTCAACTACGTCGACCGTTACCAGCGCTGGAGGCTCTGTCCGATGTGCGGCGAGGTGATCAACGTCCAGCGGGCGCCGGTCTACCTGGACGTCGACGACTTCCTGGATGCAGAACAGGTGGTGGAGCAACTTGAGTCGTATCTGCACCAGACGGGGAAAAAAGATCTTACGGAACAGGACATCCGCCAGTTACGGGCGCAGTATGCCCAGTGGGTGAAGAACCGGGCCTGA
- a CDS encoding FAD-dependent oxidoreductase — MEHGPGAYGLPGRHGSFWMETTAAETPHPPLPGNLETDVAVVGGGITGITTAVLLKRAGYAVTLLEGNRICQGVTGHTTAKVTALHRLIYKELIDRFGGRPAQQYAEANQAAIETVASLVREYGIACDFARKPACTYAETEEAREKVADEADAARSLGLPAAFTEDIPLSARSYGAVVFENQAQFHPVNYLLHLASLIPGDGSRIYENTRALEVQDGGGRCTVRTASGTVTADTVVLATHYPFYDAPGFYFARMEPSRSYALGVRLDEPFPEGMFINADGPAHSWRSQPAGDGGELVIVGGMEHRTGEDVDTRRHYRDLEAYARSVYPLRSVDYRWSAQDYITVDGVPYIGPLAAGHENVYIATGFRKWGMTNGTAAATIITDMIRGRENPHAEVYAPDRFKPAASARRFLAHNIEVAEKYIGGAISRPAGDLRDVAPGEGRVLMIEGKKAGVFRDEKGRVHAVNPTCTHLGCVAAWNSAEETWDCPCHGSRFDADGKVIHGPAVKDLKPRGG, encoded by the coding sequence ATGGAGCATGGGCCGGGTGCATATGGCCTGCCGGGCAGGCACGGGTCGTTCTGGATGGAGACTACCGCGGCGGAGACGCCGCATCCCCCGCTGCCGGGGAACCTGGAGACCGACGTGGCGGTCGTGGGCGGCGGCATCACCGGGATCACCACCGCCGTCCTGCTCAAACGGGCCGGTTACGCGGTCACCCTGCTTGAGGGGAACCGGATCTGTCAGGGGGTGACCGGGCATACGACGGCGAAGGTCACGGCGCTCCACCGGCTGATCTACAAGGAACTCATCGACCGGTTCGGGGGCAGGCCCGCGCAGCAGTACGCCGAAGCGAACCAGGCGGCGATCGAGACGGTAGCGTCCCTCGTCCGGGAGTACGGCATCGCCTGCGACTTCGCGAGAAAACCGGCCTGCACCTACGCTGAGACGGAAGAGGCCCGGGAGAAGGTCGCGGACGAGGCGGACGCGGCACGGAGTCTCGGGCTCCCGGCGGCGTTCACGGAGGATATCCCGCTCTCCGCCCGGAGTTACGGCGCGGTGGTCTTCGAGAACCAGGCGCAGTTCCACCCGGTGAACTACCTCCTGCACCTGGCTTCGCTGATTCCCGGCGACGGGAGCCGGATCTACGAAAATACCCGGGCGCTCGAGGTGCAGGACGGCGGAGGGCGGTGCACGGTCAGGACGGCGTCGGGAACGGTCACGGCAGATACCGTGGTTCTCGCGACCCACTACCCCTTCTACGATGCTCCCGGGTTCTACTTCGCCCGGATGGAGCCGTCGCGCTCCTACGCGCTCGGCGTCCGGCTTGACGAGCCCTTCCCCGAGGGGATGTTCATCAACGCCGATGGTCCCGCCCACTCCTGGCGGTCGCAGCCTGCCGGCGACGGCGGCGAACTCGTCATCGTCGGCGGCATGGAGCACCGGACCGGCGAGGACGTGGACACGCGGAGGCACTACCGCGACCTCGAGGCCTACGCCCGGTCGGTCTACCCGCTCCGGTCCGTCGACTACCGGTGGTCAGCGCAGGACTACATCACCGTCGACGGCGTCCCCTACATCGGCCCGCTCGCCGCCGGCCACGAGAACGTCTACATCGCGACCGGATTCAGGAAATGGGGAATGACCAACGGCACCGCGGCCGCGACAATCATCACCGATATGATCCGGGGGCGCGAAAACCCCCATGCGGAGGTCTACGCCCCCGACCGGTTCAAACCGGCGGCATCGGCCCGGCGGTTCCTCGCGCACAACATCGAGGTGGCCGAGAAGTACATCGGCGGCGCGATATCCCGGCCGGCCGGGGATCTCCGGGACGTCGCACCCGGCGAGGGGCGAGTCCTGATGATCGAGGGCAAGAAGGCCGGCGTCTTCCGGGACGAGAAAGGGCGGGTTCACGCGGTCAACCCCACCTGCACCCATCTCGGGTGCGTCGCCGCGTGGAACAGCGCCGAAGAGACCTGGGACTGCCCCTGTCACGGCTCCCGGTTCGATGCCGACGGGAAGGTGATCCACGGGCCGGCGGTGAAGGATCTCAAGCCGCGGGGAGGTTGA
- a CDS encoding glycosyltransferase: protein MIASMGDAIRMSVIHTIDDYERYIGKEAVRRIKEKARPLRDMHVMHMNSTYYGGGVSQILSSLTLLMNSLGIQTGWRVVHGPPDFFSVTKKFHNALQGGEINMTGRKKEIYESVIHENAIRNHLDHDVVFIHDPQPLPLITHYRKKSPWVWRCHLDLTAPNRKVWNYLVPFIERYDAVVLSCGEYRRDLGKPQVFFTPGIDPFSIVNKDLSESAIDERLEHYGIPTDLPLVVQISRFDRWKDPEGVIRAFQKARKEEECTLVLVGNVATDDPEGAEVYRSLLAHRNERIIVKSVQDGALVNALQRRAAVVLQKSIREGFGLTVSEAMWKGAAVIGGNVGGIRQQIEDGKSGFLVSSVDEAADRIVRLLRDPDLRDRMGNAARERVREHFLFTRTVEQYLDLIGSFEPEFRLREDGVLSCG from the coding sequence ATGATCGCGAGCATGGGGGATGCGATCAGGATGAGCGTAATCCACACTATCGACGACTATGAGCGGTACATCGGCAAAGAGGCCGTGCGCCGCATTAAAGAGAAAGCACGGCCGCTCCGTGACATGCACGTCATGCACATGAACTCCACCTACTACGGCGGCGGGGTCTCCCAGATTCTTTCGTCCCTGACGCTCCTGATGAACAGCCTCGGGATACAGACCGGGTGGCGCGTCGTCCACGGCCCCCCGGACTTCTTCAGCGTGACGAAGAAGTTCCATAACGCGCTGCAGGGTGGCGAGATCAACATGACCGGCCGCAAGAAGGAGATCTACGAGAGCGTCATTCACGAGAACGCCATTCGAAACCACCTCGATCACGACGTGGTCTTCATCCACGACCCGCAGCCGCTCCCGCTGATCACCCATTACCGGAAGAAGAGCCCCTGGGTGTGGCGCTGCCACCTCGACCTCACCGCACCGAACCGGAAGGTCTGGAACTACCTCGTCCCGTTCATCGAGCGGTATGACGCCGTTGTCCTCTCCTGCGGGGAGTACCGGCGGGATCTCGGAAAACCCCAGGTCTTCTTCACGCCCGGGATCGATCCCTTCTCCATCGTGAACAAGGACCTCTCCGAGAGCGCCATCGACGAGCGCCTCGAGCATTACGGCATCCCGACCGATCTCCCTTTGGTCGTGCAGATCTCCCGGTTCGACCGCTGGAAGGATCCCGAAGGGGTCATCCGGGCGTTCCAGAAGGCCCGGAAGGAGGAGGAGTGCACCCTGGTTCTCGTCGGGAACGTCGCGACCGACGACCCGGAGGGCGCGGAGGTCTACCGGTCGCTTCTCGCCCACAGGAACGAGCGGATCATCGTCAAGAGCGTCCAGGACGGTGCGCTCGTGAACGCGCTCCAGCGCCGGGCCGCGGTCGTTCTCCAGAAGTCCATCCGGGAGGGGTTCGGGCTGACGGTATCGGAGGCGATGTGGAAGGGCGCGGCGGTGATCGGCGGGAACGTCGGCGGCATCCGCCAGCAGATAGAGGACGGGAAGAGCGGGTTCCTGGTCTCGTCCGTCGACGAGGCGGCGGATCGGATCGTCCGGCTGCTCCGCGACCCCGATCTCCGCGACCGTATGGGCAACGCAGCGCGTGAGCGGGTGCGGGAGCACTTCCTCTTCACCCGCACGGTCGAGCAGTACCTCGACCTGATCGGCTCGTTCGAGCCGGAGTTCCGGCTGAGGGAGGACGGGGTTTTGTCGTGCGGGTGA
- a CDS encoding beta-CASP ribonuclease aCPSF1, producing MVIEEKLQELKEQINKIVPGGITISNVEFEGPELVIYTDDPKLFADQADLIKILARDLRKRIVVRPNILEDPERAAQEIRAVVPENAGITDLFFDPETGEVLIEAEKPGVVIGKNGVTLREITKQIGWTPKVVRTPPIESTTVKQIRTYLRSVKDERKAFLRAIGRRIHREVTSKDQWLRVTTLGCCREVGRAAFLISTPESKILVDCGEKPGSTTNGTPYLYVPEIYPLNTLDAVVLTHAHLDHCALVPLLYKYGYEGPVYSTAPTRDLSTMLQLDYLDVVRKETDRIPYTSNEVRTYMKHSITLNYGSVTDIAPDVKLTFHNAGHILGSAIAHFHIGEGLYNIAFTGDFNYQKSRLFSPAVSSFPRLEALFMESTYGGSNDFQPQRKEAEDKLYETVSTTIKRGGKVIIPAFAVGRSQEVMLALEEGIRRQKIPPVKIYLDGMIKEATAIHTTYPEYLNSDLRNQIFREGLNPFLSEAFVQVDSPAIREKVVTGDPCVIITTSGMLNGGPVMEYLKALGPDERNSLIFVGYQADGTLGRRIQKGWREIPLGWRETIVINLEIATSDGFSGHSDRKQLMNYVAHLQPRPEKIFTIHGDENKTIDLASSIYKRHRIETHSPMNLETYRMI from the coding sequence ATGGTTATCGAAGAGAAACTCCAGGAGCTTAAGGAGCAGATCAACAAGATTGTTCCCGGTGGAATTACCATCTCGAACGTCGAGTTTGAAGGTCCCGAGCTCGTTATCTACACCGACGATCCGAAACTGTTTGCCGATCAGGCAGACCTGATAAAAATACTGGCACGCGATCTCAGAAAGCGGATCGTCGTGCGCCCGAATATCCTTGAAGACCCGGAGCGGGCCGCCCAGGAGATCCGGGCGGTCGTGCCGGAGAACGCGGGGATCACCGACCTCTTCTTCGACCCGGAGACCGGCGAGGTCCTGATCGAGGCGGAGAAGCCCGGTGTGGTCATCGGCAAGAACGGGGTAACCCTCCGGGAGATCACGAAACAGATCGGCTGGACGCCGAAGGTTGTCCGGACGCCGCCCATCGAGAGCACGACGGTGAAGCAGATCCGTACCTATCTCCGGTCGGTGAAGGACGAGCGCAAAGCATTTCTGCGGGCGATCGGCCGCCGCATCCACCGTGAGGTCACGAGCAAAGACCAGTGGCTGCGGGTCACGACGCTCGGGTGCTGCCGCGAGGTCGGCCGCGCTGCGTTCCTGATATCGACACCGGAGAGCAAGATCCTGGTCGACTGCGGCGAAAAGCCGGGCAGCACCACGAACGGGACGCCGTACCTCTATGTGCCCGAGATCTACCCGCTCAACACGCTCGATGCAGTGGTGCTCACCCACGCGCACCTCGACCACTGCGCCCTCGTCCCGCTCCTGTATAAGTACGGTTACGAAGGCCCGGTCTACTCGACGGCGCCGACGAGGGATCTCTCGACGATGCTCCAGCTCGACTACCTGGACGTCGTCAGAAAGGAGACGGACAGGATCCCCTACACCTCGAACGAGGTGCGGACCTACATGAAACACTCCATCACCCTCAACTACGGCAGCGTGACCGACATCGCACCCGACGTCAAACTCACCTTCCATAACGCGGGGCATATCCTCGGGTCGGCCATCGCGCACTTCCATATCGGCGAGGGGCTCTACAACATCGCGTTCACCGGCGACTTCAACTACCAGAAGTCACGGCTGTTCTCCCCGGCGGTCTCGTCCTTCCCGCGGCTCGAGGCGCTCTTCATGGAGAGCACCTACGGCGGGTCGAACGACTTCCAGCCCCAGAGGAAAGAGGCGGAGGACAAGCTCTACGAGACGGTTTCGACGACGATCAAGCGCGGCGGCAAGGTGATCATTCCCGCGTTCGCCGTCGGGCGGTCGCAGGAGGTCATGCTCGCCCTCGAGGAGGGTATCCGGCGGCAGAAGATCCCGCCGGTCAAGATCTACCTCGACGGCATGATCAAGGAAGCGACGGCGATCCACACGACCTACCCGGAGTACCTTAACAGCGATCTCCGAAACCAGATCTTCCGCGAAGGACTGAACCCCTTCCTCTCCGAGGCGTTCGTCCAGGTGGACTCGCCGGCCATCCGTGAGAAGGTGGTAACGGGCGATCCCTGCGTCATCATCACGACGAGTGGTATGTTAAACGGCGGGCCGGTGATGGAGTACCTCAAGGCTCTCGGCCCCGACGAGCGCAACTCGCTCATCTTCGTCGGCTACCAGGCGGACGGGACGCTCGGGCGGCGCATCCAGAAGGGCTGGCGCGAGATCCCGCTCGGCTGGCGCGAGACGATCGTGATCAACCTCGAGATCGCGACGAGCGACGGGTTCTCCGGTCACTCCGACCGCAAACAGTTGATGAACTACGTTGCTCACCTTCAGCCGCGCCCGGAGAAGATCTTCACCATCCACGGCGACGAGAACAAGACCATCGACCTTGCAAGTTCCATCTACAAGCGCCACCGTATCGAGACGCATTCTCCCATGAACCTTGAGACGTATCGTATGATCTAG
- a CDS encoding coenzyme F420-0:L-glutamate ligase, producing the protein MDIQVIGVRDLPLIRKGDDLPALICEKVAFEDGDILAVASSVYSKAKGFTRDLSAITPGADAVRIAAKTKEDPRFVQAVLDSSTDILLEHPFILSELPSGHIGVRAGVDHSNVEDGRIIILPPDPMAAAAEVRDAIRRITGKNVRVIVTDTCGRAFRRGQTGIAIGWAGMTAIDDYRGDTDLFGHVLEITEEAVVDEVAAFANFVMGESHQGVPAVVFRNCRAWNGHDNVYFMPEEDIIRTALKGNKKD; encoded by the coding sequence ATGGATATCCAGGTAATCGGTGTTCGGGACCTTCCCCTGATCCGGAAAGGAGACGATCTCCCCGCCCTGATCTGTGAAAAGGTCGCGTTCGAGGACGGGGACATCCTCGCCGTCGCCTCGTCCGTCTACTCGAAGGCGAAGGGCTTCACCCGCGATCTCTCCGCCATCACCCCCGGCGCGGACGCCGTGCGGATCGCGGCAAAGACGAAAGAGGACCCGCGCTTCGTACAGGCGGTGCTGGACTCGTCCACCGATATCCTGCTCGAACACCCGTTCATCCTCTCCGAACTGCCGTCCGGCCACATCGGCGTCCGGGCGGGCGTCGACCACAGCAACGTCGAAGACGGCCGGATCATCATCCTCCCGCCCGACCCTATGGCGGCCGCCGCCGAAGTCCGGGACGCCATCCGCCGCATCACCGGCAAAAACGTCCGGGTTATCGTCACCGACACCTGCGGGCGGGCGTTCCGGCGCGGCCAGACCGGCATCGCCATCGGCTGGGCGGGCATGACGGCCATCGACGACTACCGGGGCGACACCGACCTCTTCGGCCACGTCCTTGAGATCACCGAAGAAGCGGTCGTCGACGAGGTTGCAGCCTTCGCGAACTTCGTCATGGGCGAGAGCCACCAGGGCGTTCCCGCGGTGGTGTTCCGGAACTGCCGGGCGTGGAACGGACACGATAACGTCTACTTCATGCCGGAAGAGGACATCATCAGGACTGCTTTGAAGGGGAACAAAAAGGATTAG